A DNA window from Brassica napus cultivar Da-Ae chromosome C1, Da-Ae, whole genome shotgun sequence contains the following coding sequences:
- the LOC106376329 gene encoding nardilysin-like, with amino-acid sequence MNALLTRTKTFFADHYHGGSMKLCVIGGDSLTDLERWVRKYFDGVKDGPKSMHAINPPKPIWDASKLHVIESVEGLTALQLVWMLPPYSENNHLEMPEVYLIEVLSNQSKESLYGFFKEKDWVADIEVSLEGHLGDYRSGGRLFSFSLYLTNSGLKKKYEMINYVYQYIKLLRDMIPQEWVWNQYWKMKEIEFDCIDVSGMAANSPSDFARYLSGLYVCLIILFFFWVIAVDAYSPPTGQKKIETATINFFILSIYFQMMERKRRWI; translated from the exons ATGAACGCTCTCCTTACaagaacaaaaacattttttgctGATCACTACCATGGTGGTTCAATGAAACTCTGTGTCATAGGAGGAG ATTCACTCACTGACCTTGAACGTTGGGTAAGGAAGTACTTTGATGGTGTTAAGGATGGACCAAAAAGTATGCATGCAATCAATCCACCAAAGCCCATATGGGATGCAAGTAAATTGCATGTTATAGAAAGTGTCGAAGGTTTGACTGCTCTTCAGCTTGTTTGGATGCTTCCTCCTTACTCAGAAAACAACCATCTAGAAATGCCAGAAGTGTATCTAATTGAAGTTTTAAGTAACC AAAGTAAAGAAAGCTTGTATGGATTCTTCAAAGAGAAAGACTGGGTAGCTGATATAGAAGTCTCTCTTGAGGGTCATCTAGGCGATTACAGATCAGGAGGCCGTTTATTTAGCTTTTCATTGTATCTCACTAACTCGGGCTTGAAAAAG AAGTATGAAATGATTAATTATGTCTATCAATATATCAAATTATTGAGAGATATGATTCCACAAGAATGGGTTTGGAACCAGTATTGGAAGATGAAGGAAATAGAGTTTGATTGTATTGACGTTTCTGGCATGGCTGCAAATTCTCCAAGTGACTTTGCTCGGTATCTCTCAGGTTTGTACGTGTGTCtcattatacttttttttttttgggtgattGCAGTTGATGCATATAGTCCACCGActgggcaaaaaaaaattgaaactgcaactataaatttttttatactctcaatttattttcaaatgatGGAGAGAAAAAGAAGGTGGATATAG
- the LOC106376330 gene encoding nardilysin-like, whose translation MDVQDVIPLPNSKKQFRSIELKNGLCALLVSDPELEWNGSPAAVSMAVRAGNFLDPPEAQGLAHFLGSDKFPMENALDNYLNMHGGDSIAATDDDHTIFFLFAESKLLKHVLDMFARPFIAPLMKPGSMNREIQSIDSEFEILLKQSDTHRLYQLRRHTSKNDHAYNRFTAGTQ comes from the exons ATGGATGTTCAGGACGTAATTCCTCTTCCCAACAGTAAAAAACAGTTCAGATCGATAGAATTGAAGAACGGGCTTTGTGCTTTGCTCGTCTCTGATCCAGAGTTAGAATGGAATGGTTCGCCAGCAGCTGTATCTATGGCCGTAAGGGCTGGCAACTTCCTTGATCCTCCGGAAGCACAGGGGTTAGCCCATTTTCTTG GCTCTGATAAATTTCCCATGGAAAATGCT CTTGATAACTACTTAAATATGCATGGAGGCGACTCAATTGCAGCCACAGATGATGATCATACTATATTCTTCCTCTTTGCTGAGTCAAAACTACTTAAACATGTTCTGGATAT GTTCGCTCGGCCTTTTATTGCACCTCTCATGAAACCTGGCTCTATGAACCGAGAGATCCAATCCATTGATTCAG AATTTGAAATTCTGCTGAAGCAAAGCGATACTCATCGTCTCTACCAGTTAAGACGTCACACATCTAAAAATGATCATGCATATAATAGATTCACAGCTGGAACGCAATAA